One window of Populus nigra chromosome 5, ddPopNigr1.1, whole genome shotgun sequence genomic DNA carries:
- the LOC133693393 gene encoding histidine kinase 1-like isoform X1: MAEEGDRRNYSSTASSNDCSPTIGTDTPIMATPLRKVCARILGFASSCRKNTAPYGRRIFYRDVEQDEFQYGNTHCLSSYYSVFVVRLAIMAMLAILIGLLTILTWHFTRSYTKKSLDTLASGLRYEILQRPILRMWNILNSTAEITAAQVKLSEYVIRRYSKPTNQAEQVEVLYEVMRDVTWALFASRKALNAITINYRNGFVQAFHRDHRSNNTFYIYSDLVNYSINAKGPYDTNMFSSHQAWDDQSIHSNFSAIWYREPLDPISGEKKGKASPIPPDDLINIAGLSQVPDGVASWHVAVSKYTDSPLLQAALPVWDASNKSIVAVVGVTTSLYSVGQLMRELVEVHSGYIYLTSQEGYLLATSTNAPLLTNSTTRPNLIMAVDTEEPIIRMGARWLEKDYGNKLTPGQIVQVENAKLGNQQYYIDSFFLNLKRLPIVGVIIIPRRYIMGKVDERAFKTLVILISASLCILVIGCVCILILTNGVSKEMKLRAELISHLDARRRAEASNNYKSQFLANMSHELRTPMAAVIGLLDILICDDCLTNEQYATVTQIRKCSTALLRLLNNILDLSKVESGKLVLEDAEFDLGRELEGLIDMFSVQCINHNVEAVLDLSDDMPKLVRGDSARVVQIFANLISNSMKFTTTGHIILRGWCENFNTYNDARFHLDQKKMRCAPKPKLRQQGNHMKKAWKKDNKTILWFEIDDTGCGIDPSKWESVFESFEQADPSTTRLHGGTGLGLCIVRTLVNKMGGEIKVVKKNGSGTLMRLYLLLNTAADGADLQCQVDFSSQNIVVLLALYGSMGRVIMSQWLHKTGLATLGVSDWNELTQVLRKLFHVRRRENGFDVNCSLNEPLKSEVLNIEDMKDPIFIIVVDIGLLDLSTDIWKEQINFVDKFSGKAKFAWMLNHDTSNAIKMELRKKGHLLMVNKPLYKAKMIHILETVIKEKDLENQKKSSNATRATTKDGDMHECLEIDSTHFDTASSEESDTAEMGKSNSPSIFHLREKQKETEKIATESQCQSFKKCLVELADVDAEAREDPCQIRPNLPSTQYGKDMLVCNKQAPFSTATQNESSKHEERISESSSHKEQGNSYSSKAGNQQKALDGLRILLAEDTPVLQRVATIMLEKMGAKVIAVGDGLQAVEALNCVLSEKDLKRESPGDDGERGLQTDIQESPPYDLILMDCQMPKMDGYEATKAIRKSEAGTGFHVPIVALTAHAMSSDEAKCLEVGMDAYLTKPIDYKLMVSTILSLTKRTT, encoded by the exons ATGGCAGAGGAAGGAGATCGTAGGAACTACTCTAGTACTGCTAGTTCTAATGATTGTTCACCTACTATAGGCACTGACACACCAATAATGGCAACTCCTTTGAGGAAAGTGTGTGCCAGAATTCTGGGTTTCGCCAGTTCTTGCAGAAAGAATACAGCTCCTTACGGTAGAAGAATTTTCTATAGAGATGTTGAACAAGATGAGTTCCAGTATGGAAACACTCACTGTCTCTCCTCTTACTACAGTGTTTTTGTAGTTCGCCTGGCTATCATG GCCATGCTCGCAATTTTGATTGGTCTGCTAACAATACTAACATGGCATTTCACAAGAAGCTATACAAAAAAGTCGTTGGATACCTTAGCTTCTGGCCTTCGATATGAAATTCTGCAACGCCCGATATTAAGAATGTGGAACATTTTGAATTCCACAGCTGAAATAACTGCAGCCCAGGTTAAGCTATCAGAGTATGTAATCAGACGGTACAGCAAGCCGACGAATCAAGCAGAGCAAGTGGAGGTT CTGTATGAAGTGATGAGGGATGTAACATGGGCACTGTTTGCCAGCCGAAAAGCTCTCAATGCAATAACCATAAATTATAGAAATGGTTTTGTCCAGGCTTTCCACAGGGATCATAGGAGTAACAACACGTTCTACATCTACTCTGATCTTGTGAACTACTCTATCAATGCCAAGGGACCTTATGATACAAATATGTTCTCGTCGCATCAAGCATGGGATGATCAATCCATCCACAGTAACTTTTCAGCAATTTGGTATCGTGAACCACTTGATCCTATCTCAGgtgaaaagaaagggaaagcaAGTCCAATTCCACCAGATGATCTTATCAACATCGCAGGCCTTTCACAAGTACCTGATGGTGTGGCTTCATGGCATGTGGCAGTAAGCAAGTATACAGATTCACCTCTGCTTCAAGCAGCATTGCCTGTGTGGGATGCTTCCAATAAAAGCATCGTGGCCGTTGTAGGTGTTACTACTTCCCTCTACAGTGTTGGCCAATTGATGAGAGAGCTTGTTGAAGTACATAGTGGATACATATATTTGACCTCTCAAGAGGGTTATTTACTGGCAACTTCCACAAATGCTCCTCTACTAACAAACTCAACAACAAGACCAAATCTTATAATGGCTGTCGATACTGAGGAACCAATTATAAGAATGGGAGCTCGATGGCTGGAGAAAGACTATGGAAACAAGTTAACTCCAGGTCAAATTGTTCAAGTGGAGAACGCAAAACTTGGCAACCAACAGTATTACATCGACtcgttttttctaaatttaaagaGACTCCCTATC GTGGGGGTGATCATCATTCCAAGAAGATATATAATGGGAAAGGTAGATGAGAGAGCATTCAAAACATTGGTTATACTCATTTCTGCATCTCTATGCATCCTAGTCATTGGATGTGTCTGCATTTTGATTCTCACTAATGGAGTATCGAAGGAGATGAAACTAAGAGCAGAACTGATAAGCCATCTTGATGCAAGGAGAAGGGCAGAGGCATCAAACAACTACAAAAGTCAGTTTCTGGCAAACATGAG TCACGAATTGAGGACTCCTATGGCTGCAGTGATTGGCCTGCTGGACATTCTTATCTGTGATGATTGTCTCACAAATGAACAATATGCAACTGTTACGCAGATCAGAAAATGCTCCACAGCTCTACTCCGGCTTCTTAACAACATACTGGATCTTAGCAAG GTTGAATCTGGAAAATTGGTTTTGGAAGATGCTGAGTTTGACTTGGGAAGGGAACTTGAAGGACTTATTGACATGTTCTCTGTTCAGTGCATTAACCACAATGTTGAGGCTGTTTTGGATCTCTCTG ATGATATGCCGAAATTAGTCCGAGGAGACTCTGCCAGAGTTGTTCAAATATTTGCAAATCTGATAAGCAATTCTATGAAGTTTACGACAA CGGGTCACATTATTCTGCGTGGTTGGTGTGAGAACTTCAATACATATAATGACGCACGGTTTCATCTAGATCAGAAGAAAATGCGCTGTGCACCCAAGCCAAAACTTAGGCAACAAGGGAATCATATGAAGAAGGCCTGGAAGAAGGACAACAAAACGATTctttggtttgaaattgatgacACGGGCTGCG GAATTGATCCAAGCAAATGGGAGTCTGTATTCGAAAGCTTTGAACAAGCTGATCCATCAACAACTCGATT GCATGGCGGCACTGGTCTTGGACTATGCATAGTTAGAACTTTG GTTAACAAGATGGGTGGAGAAATAAAGGTTGTGAAGAAGAATGGATCCGGAACTCTAATGCGACTATACTTGCTTCTCAATACAGCTGCAGATGGTGCAGACCTACAATGCCAAGTAGATTTTTCCAGTCAAAATATCGTG GTTCTGTTGGCACTATATGGCAGCATGGGCAGAGTTATTATGTCCCAATGGTTGCATAAAACTGGATTGGCCACTTTAGGAGTTTCTGATTGGAATGAACTGACACAAGTTCTTCGGAAACTCTTTCATGTCAGAAGACGTGAGAATGGCTTTGATGTTAATTGTTCTTTGAATGAACCATTAAAATCTGAAGTGCTTAATATTGAAGACATGAAGGACCCTATATTCATCATAGTTGTTGATATAGGGTTGCTTGACTTGAGCACAGACATATGGAAGGAACAAATAAACTTCGTCGATAAATTCTCTGGAAAAGCCAAGTTTGCATGGATGCTCAATCATGATACTTCAAATGCAATAAAGATGGAGCTTCGCAAGAAGGGGCATTTACTGATGGTTAATAAACCGCTTTACAAGGCCAAAATGATTCACATTTTGGAAACTGTCATAAAGGAGAAAGATCTtgagaatcaaaagaaaagttcGAATGCTACAAGAGCTACGACGAAGGATGGTGACATGCATGAATGTCTTGAGATTGATTCCACTCATTTTGACACTGCCAGCTCTGAAGAATCTGATACGGCTGAAATGGGCAAATCCAATTCTCCAAGCATATTTCATCtcagagaaaaacaaaaggaaacagAAAAGATCGCAACTGAATCACAGTGCCAATCATTTAAGAAGTGCTTAGTTGAATTGGCTGATGTTGATGCAGAAGCAAGAGAAGATCCATGTCAAATTAGGCCCAATTTACCAAGTACCCAATATGGAAAAGATATGCTAGTCTGCAACAAGCAAGCACCCTTCTCAACTGCAACTCAAAATGAGAGTTCTAAACACGAAGAACGAAtttcagaaagcagtagtcatAAAGAACAAGGCAATTCATATTCAAGCAAAGCAGGGAATCAACAGAAGGCTCTTGATGGCTTACGGATTCTGCTTGCAGAAGATACTCCTGTTCTTCAGAGAGTTGCAACCATCATGCTAGAAAAAATGGGGGCTAAAGTTATTGCAGTCGGAGATGGACTGCAAGCAGTAGAAGCTCTAAATTGCGTTTTGAGTGAAAAGGATCTCAAAAGGGAATCCCCTGGAGATGATGGAGAGAGAGGTTTACAAACTGATATTCAGGAATCCCCACCATATGACTTGATCCTAATGGACTGTCAG ATGCCAAAGATGGACGGTTATGAAGCAACAAAAGCCATAAGGAAATCAGAAGCAGGAACTGGCTTCCACGTTCCCATTGTTGCATTGACAGCCCACGCAATGTCGTCAGATGAAGCCAAATGCTTGGAGGTTGGCATGGATGCTTATCTAACAAAGCCAATTGACTACAAGTTGATGGTTTCCACCATTCTATCACTCACTAAAAGAACAACCTAA
- the LOC133693393 gene encoding histidine kinase 1-like isoform X2 has translation MAEEGDRRNYSSTASSNDCSPTIGTDTPIMATPLRKVCARILGFASSCRKNTAPYGRRIFYRDVEQDEFQYGNTHCLSSYYSVFVVRLAIMAMLAILIGLLTILTWHFTRSYTKKSLDTLASGLRYEILQRPILRMWNILNSTAEITAAQVKLSEYVIRRYSKPTNQAEQVELYEVMRDVTWALFASRKALNAITINYRNGFVQAFHRDHRSNNTFYIYSDLVNYSINAKGPYDTNMFSSHQAWDDQSIHSNFSAIWYREPLDPISGEKKGKASPIPPDDLINIAGLSQVPDGVASWHVAVSKYTDSPLLQAALPVWDASNKSIVAVVGVTTSLYSVGQLMRELVEVHSGYIYLTSQEGYLLATSTNAPLLTNSTTRPNLIMAVDTEEPIIRMGARWLEKDYGNKLTPGQIVQVENAKLGNQQYYIDSFFLNLKRLPIVGVIIIPRRYIMGKVDERAFKTLVILISASLCILVIGCVCILILTNGVSKEMKLRAELISHLDARRRAEASNNYKSQFLANMSHELRTPMAAVIGLLDILICDDCLTNEQYATVTQIRKCSTALLRLLNNILDLSKVESGKLVLEDAEFDLGRELEGLIDMFSVQCINHNVEAVLDLSDDMPKLVRGDSARVVQIFANLISNSMKFTTTGHIILRGWCENFNTYNDARFHLDQKKMRCAPKPKLRQQGNHMKKAWKKDNKTILWFEIDDTGCGIDPSKWESVFESFEQADPSTTRLHGGTGLGLCIVRTLVNKMGGEIKVVKKNGSGTLMRLYLLLNTAADGADLQCQVDFSSQNIVVLLALYGSMGRVIMSQWLHKTGLATLGVSDWNELTQVLRKLFHVRRRENGFDVNCSLNEPLKSEVLNIEDMKDPIFIIVVDIGLLDLSTDIWKEQINFVDKFSGKAKFAWMLNHDTSNAIKMELRKKGHLLMVNKPLYKAKMIHILETVIKEKDLENQKKSSNATRATTKDGDMHECLEIDSTHFDTASSEESDTAEMGKSNSPSIFHLREKQKETEKIATESQCQSFKKCLVELADVDAEAREDPCQIRPNLPSTQYGKDMLVCNKQAPFSTATQNESSKHEERISESSSHKEQGNSYSSKAGNQQKALDGLRILLAEDTPVLQRVATIMLEKMGAKVIAVGDGLQAVEALNCVLSEKDLKRESPGDDGERGLQTDIQESPPYDLILMDCQMPKMDGYEATKAIRKSEAGTGFHVPIVALTAHAMSSDEAKCLEVGMDAYLTKPIDYKLMVSTILSLTKRTT, from the exons ATGGCAGAGGAAGGAGATCGTAGGAACTACTCTAGTACTGCTAGTTCTAATGATTGTTCACCTACTATAGGCACTGACACACCAATAATGGCAACTCCTTTGAGGAAAGTGTGTGCCAGAATTCTGGGTTTCGCCAGTTCTTGCAGAAAGAATACAGCTCCTTACGGTAGAAGAATTTTCTATAGAGATGTTGAACAAGATGAGTTCCAGTATGGAAACACTCACTGTCTCTCCTCTTACTACAGTGTTTTTGTAGTTCGCCTGGCTATCATG GCCATGCTCGCAATTTTGATTGGTCTGCTAACAATACTAACATGGCATTTCACAAGAAGCTATACAAAAAAGTCGTTGGATACCTTAGCTTCTGGCCTTCGATATGAAATTCTGCAACGCCCGATATTAAGAATGTGGAACATTTTGAATTCCACAGCTGAAATAACTGCAGCCCAGGTTAAGCTATCAGAGTATGTAATCAGACGGTACAGCAAGCCGACGAATCAAGCAGAGCAAGTGGAG CTGTATGAAGTGATGAGGGATGTAACATGGGCACTGTTTGCCAGCCGAAAAGCTCTCAATGCAATAACCATAAATTATAGAAATGGTTTTGTCCAGGCTTTCCACAGGGATCATAGGAGTAACAACACGTTCTACATCTACTCTGATCTTGTGAACTACTCTATCAATGCCAAGGGACCTTATGATACAAATATGTTCTCGTCGCATCAAGCATGGGATGATCAATCCATCCACAGTAACTTTTCAGCAATTTGGTATCGTGAACCACTTGATCCTATCTCAGgtgaaaagaaagggaaagcaAGTCCAATTCCACCAGATGATCTTATCAACATCGCAGGCCTTTCACAAGTACCTGATGGTGTGGCTTCATGGCATGTGGCAGTAAGCAAGTATACAGATTCACCTCTGCTTCAAGCAGCATTGCCTGTGTGGGATGCTTCCAATAAAAGCATCGTGGCCGTTGTAGGTGTTACTACTTCCCTCTACAGTGTTGGCCAATTGATGAGAGAGCTTGTTGAAGTACATAGTGGATACATATATTTGACCTCTCAAGAGGGTTATTTACTGGCAACTTCCACAAATGCTCCTCTACTAACAAACTCAACAACAAGACCAAATCTTATAATGGCTGTCGATACTGAGGAACCAATTATAAGAATGGGAGCTCGATGGCTGGAGAAAGACTATGGAAACAAGTTAACTCCAGGTCAAATTGTTCAAGTGGAGAACGCAAAACTTGGCAACCAACAGTATTACATCGACtcgttttttctaaatttaaagaGACTCCCTATC GTGGGGGTGATCATCATTCCAAGAAGATATATAATGGGAAAGGTAGATGAGAGAGCATTCAAAACATTGGTTATACTCATTTCTGCATCTCTATGCATCCTAGTCATTGGATGTGTCTGCATTTTGATTCTCACTAATGGAGTATCGAAGGAGATGAAACTAAGAGCAGAACTGATAAGCCATCTTGATGCAAGGAGAAGGGCAGAGGCATCAAACAACTACAAAAGTCAGTTTCTGGCAAACATGAG TCACGAATTGAGGACTCCTATGGCTGCAGTGATTGGCCTGCTGGACATTCTTATCTGTGATGATTGTCTCACAAATGAACAATATGCAACTGTTACGCAGATCAGAAAATGCTCCACAGCTCTACTCCGGCTTCTTAACAACATACTGGATCTTAGCAAG GTTGAATCTGGAAAATTGGTTTTGGAAGATGCTGAGTTTGACTTGGGAAGGGAACTTGAAGGACTTATTGACATGTTCTCTGTTCAGTGCATTAACCACAATGTTGAGGCTGTTTTGGATCTCTCTG ATGATATGCCGAAATTAGTCCGAGGAGACTCTGCCAGAGTTGTTCAAATATTTGCAAATCTGATAAGCAATTCTATGAAGTTTACGACAA CGGGTCACATTATTCTGCGTGGTTGGTGTGAGAACTTCAATACATATAATGACGCACGGTTTCATCTAGATCAGAAGAAAATGCGCTGTGCACCCAAGCCAAAACTTAGGCAACAAGGGAATCATATGAAGAAGGCCTGGAAGAAGGACAACAAAACGATTctttggtttgaaattgatgacACGGGCTGCG GAATTGATCCAAGCAAATGGGAGTCTGTATTCGAAAGCTTTGAACAAGCTGATCCATCAACAACTCGATT GCATGGCGGCACTGGTCTTGGACTATGCATAGTTAGAACTTTG GTTAACAAGATGGGTGGAGAAATAAAGGTTGTGAAGAAGAATGGATCCGGAACTCTAATGCGACTATACTTGCTTCTCAATACAGCTGCAGATGGTGCAGACCTACAATGCCAAGTAGATTTTTCCAGTCAAAATATCGTG GTTCTGTTGGCACTATATGGCAGCATGGGCAGAGTTATTATGTCCCAATGGTTGCATAAAACTGGATTGGCCACTTTAGGAGTTTCTGATTGGAATGAACTGACACAAGTTCTTCGGAAACTCTTTCATGTCAGAAGACGTGAGAATGGCTTTGATGTTAATTGTTCTTTGAATGAACCATTAAAATCTGAAGTGCTTAATATTGAAGACATGAAGGACCCTATATTCATCATAGTTGTTGATATAGGGTTGCTTGACTTGAGCACAGACATATGGAAGGAACAAATAAACTTCGTCGATAAATTCTCTGGAAAAGCCAAGTTTGCATGGATGCTCAATCATGATACTTCAAATGCAATAAAGATGGAGCTTCGCAAGAAGGGGCATTTACTGATGGTTAATAAACCGCTTTACAAGGCCAAAATGATTCACATTTTGGAAACTGTCATAAAGGAGAAAGATCTtgagaatcaaaagaaaagttcGAATGCTACAAGAGCTACGACGAAGGATGGTGACATGCATGAATGTCTTGAGATTGATTCCACTCATTTTGACACTGCCAGCTCTGAAGAATCTGATACGGCTGAAATGGGCAAATCCAATTCTCCAAGCATATTTCATCtcagagaaaaacaaaaggaaacagAAAAGATCGCAACTGAATCACAGTGCCAATCATTTAAGAAGTGCTTAGTTGAATTGGCTGATGTTGATGCAGAAGCAAGAGAAGATCCATGTCAAATTAGGCCCAATTTACCAAGTACCCAATATGGAAAAGATATGCTAGTCTGCAACAAGCAAGCACCCTTCTCAACTGCAACTCAAAATGAGAGTTCTAAACACGAAGAACGAAtttcagaaagcagtagtcatAAAGAACAAGGCAATTCATATTCAAGCAAAGCAGGGAATCAACAGAAGGCTCTTGATGGCTTACGGATTCTGCTTGCAGAAGATACTCCTGTTCTTCAGAGAGTTGCAACCATCATGCTAGAAAAAATGGGGGCTAAAGTTATTGCAGTCGGAGATGGACTGCAAGCAGTAGAAGCTCTAAATTGCGTTTTGAGTGAAAAGGATCTCAAAAGGGAATCCCCTGGAGATGATGGAGAGAGAGGTTTACAAACTGATATTCAGGAATCCCCACCATATGACTTGATCCTAATGGACTGTCAG ATGCCAAAGATGGACGGTTATGAAGCAACAAAAGCCATAAGGAAATCAGAAGCAGGAACTGGCTTCCACGTTCCCATTGTTGCATTGACAGCCCACGCAATGTCGTCAGATGAAGCCAAATGCTTGGAGGTTGGCATGGATGCTTATCTAACAAAGCCAATTGACTACAAGTTGATGGTTTCCACCATTCTATCACTCACTAAAAGAACAACCTAA
- the LOC133694827 gene encoding probable indole-3-pyruvate monooxygenase YUCCA11, with protein sequence MEAVDVVIVGAGPAGLATSACLNRLSIPNIVLEREDCYASLWQKRAYDRLKLHLAKEYCELPFMPFPSDAPTFVPRRGFIDYLHSYVSHFRINPRCNTAVESAYHDEESGKWHIKAKKADLNVHEEYVAKFLVVATGENSKGFIPEVSGLDSFGGEFIHSSKYENGQKYKGKAVLVVGCGNSGMEIAYDLSNWGVKTSIVVRSPVHVLTTNIVYIGMRLLSFGVPCNIVDFIVVLLSKLKHGDISNYGFPRPTRGPFYIKQRVGRTPTIDVGAVEKIRRKEVQVFPSIRGIQGSKIEFANGEVKQFDAIIFATGYKSTVRHWLKGGQDLFDGSGMPKLCFPNIWKGKNGLYCSGFARRGLFGISVDSQNIAKDIDLALRSERILIGINSGR encoded by the exons atgGAAGCCGTTGATGTGGTCATTGTAGGTGCAGGACCTGCTGGGCTAGCAACATCTGCATGCCTCAACCGTCTCTCCATCCCTAACATTGTCCTTGAAAGAGAGGATTGTTATGCCTCTCTGTGGCAAAAGAGGGCTTATGACCGTCTAAAGTTGCACCTCGCGAAGGAATACTGTGAACTTCCCTTCATGCCTTTCCCATCTGATGCACCCACATTTGTCCCAAGGAGGGGTTTCATTGATTACTTGCACAGCTATGTGTCTCATTTTAGGATTAATCCGCGATGCAATACGGCTGTTGAGTCTGCCTATCATGATGAAGAAAGTGGAAAGTGGCATATCAAGGCTAAGAAAGCAGATCTAAACGTGCATGAAGAATACGTCGCAAAGTTTCTTGTGGTCGCAACCGGTGAGAATAGTAAAGGGTTTATTCCTGAGGTGTCCGGGCTTGATAGTTTTGGTGGAGAGTTCATTCACTCAAGCAAGTACGAAAATGGCCAAAAATACAAGGGCAAAGCTGTATTAGTTGTTGGTTGTGGGAATTCAGGAATGGAGATTGCTTATGATTTGTCAAACTGGGGCGTCAAGACTTCGATCGTTGTTCGCAGTCCAGTGCATGTCCTCACCACAAATATTGTGTATATTGGTATGCGTTTGTTGAGCTTTGGCGTCCCATGCAACATAGTGGACTTCATAGTTGTCTTACTAAGCAAGCTGAAGCATGGAGATATTTCAAATTACGGCTTTCCAAGACCCACAAGAGGACcgttttatataaaacaaagagtCGGTCGAACCCCTACAATCGATGTTGGGGCTGTGGAAAAGATTAGAAGAAAAGAGGTTCAG GTATTTCCATCCATAAGAGGCATCCAAGGAAGCAAAATCGAGTTTGCCAATGGGGAAGTTAAACAATTTGATGCCATTATCTTCGCTACTGGCTACAAAAGTACTGTGAGACACTGGCTCAAG GGTGGCCAAGACCTTTTTGATGGAAGTGGAATGCCAAAACTTTGCTTCCCTAACATCTGGAAAGGAAAAAATGGCCTTTATTGTTCTGGGTTTGCTAGAAGAGGACTGTTTGGTATCTCAGTTGACTCACAAAATATCGCAAAAGACATTGACTTGGCATTGAGAAGTGAACGAATATTAATTGGAATTAATTCCGGACGCTAG